Genomic segment of Blastocatellia bacterium:
TATCGTCATGGACACGCCGCCACATCCGGGCTTGCTTACGTTGAGCGCATTGGTCGCCGCTCACGGCGTTCTGATTCCAGTGGAATGCCAGGAATGGGCCGCTCGCGGCACAACTCATGTGCTGGACATGATCCGCAAGGTTCAACGGCGCGCGAATTCCCAGCTCACTCTGCTCGGATATATCATCAACAAGTATGACGCTCGGCGAAAGCTCGAAGAAAGCTACAAAGAGGTCCTTATCGAGCGGTATGGCCAGGACGTTTTCAAAACGGTGATCCGCCAGAGCGTGAAGTATCCCGAATCAGCTAGTGTCCGCCGTCCATTGACGAGCTATCAGGCGAGGTCTGAGCAAGCCGAACTCTTCCGGCAGTTGGCGCGCGAAGTCTGGCAACGCGCGGTGCGCCGCCGCTCGCGGGCAGCTTCGTCCGCTTCGTAACAGTTGAAGGTTCATCATGTCAAAGTTGGAGAAATTCAAAAGCCTTGCCCAAGCTGCACTGGCTCCTGCTCCTGCTCGTAGTGAGGCGATAGCCGAGCCGTCACGCGATCAAGACGCCATCAGCCTTCACGACACCGAACGACTCAAGAGCGCCAGACTCATCCCGATTGAGCGAATCCGCCCCGATCCTCATCAACCGCGGAAACATTTCCCGGAAAAATCGCTGGAAGAGCTGGCAGCCTCGATTGCTGCTCAAGGTGTGCTTCAACCGCTCACTGTGTCACCTGACACGACTGGTGACACATTCATCATCGTCACCGGCGAGCGCCGTTATCGCGCAGCCCAACGTGTCGGGTTAAAGTCTCTTCCCTGCATCATCGTCAATCAGATCACGGAGCAGCAACGCTCGATTCAGCAACTGATTGAAAATTTACAACGCGAAGACCTCACACCGTTTGAGGAGGCTGACGCGT
This window contains:
- a CDS encoding ParA family protein; its protein translation is MSYNIAIATIKGGVGKTTIAYNLAGAFAETGKKVLVVDLDQQGNLSSVFLDNIYRLPATLYDVLVNLDMPTTSAIHHTSYPGIDILPANLDLSRLEFQLAGDAEAQYYLAEKLREVDGYDLIVMDTPPHPGLLTLSALVAAHGVLIPVECQEWAARGTTHVLDMIRKVQRRANSQLTLLGYIINKYDARRKLEESYKEVLIERYGQDVFKTVIRQSVKYPESASVRRPLTSYQARSEQAELFRQLAREVWQRAVRRRSRAASSAS
- a CDS encoding ParB/RepB/Spo0J family partition protein, whose protein sequence is MSKLEKFKSLAQAALAPAPARSEAIAEPSRDQDAISLHDTERLKSARLIPIERIRPDPHQPRKHFPEKSLEELAASIAAQGVLQPLTVSPDTTGDTFIIVTGERRYRAAQRVGLKSLPCIIVNQITEQQRSIQQLIENLQREDLTPFEEADAFHLLAETFHLKHQQIADSVGKSRSYVTKTLSLAQVPDEVRRLCAHHGIATREQLILIAQQKTESAMLALLNQLAQHGSTVRAARNAARGNRARQRRSRPFVFRYQARGFTVHVRFAKHHASTRDIAHALTTALRSLDQS